Genomic DNA from Vanrija pseudolonga chromosome 3, complete sequence:
GTTGCAAGGGTTGCAGGCAACAAGATGGAGAACGAGAAGCTGCGATGTCAGCTGAGGCTACGTTCCACACAGCTTACCTCTGGCTGCCCTTCTCGAGCCAGATGCCTTCCTCATCGACACCAGACAGAATCTCGACTCCGCGTTCGAAGATGCCGTCTTCCTCCCAGCCCCTGGCGCCACACATATTCAACCTGGCGACCGACTGCACACCGACACTGATCGCCTGCACGCGCCGGCGTTCCTTCATGACCACTTCGAGGGTGCCAGTCAACACCGTGTCCTCCGCGGGCGGCTCGCGAGTCGGCTGCCCTGCTTCGAGTGGGTGCAGGTCGTACTGGCGTGGCGGGCGGACGAGTGCGACGCCCCTGTGGTTTGTCAGTCTCGCTCCGAGACACGGTTGTCATGAGTCGCCACCAGCAGCCAGTTGGTGGGATCGCTTCCCATTTCGGGCCTCCCCCTCGGTTCACACACTGACCACCACGCCACAAAGGAACGTAGCAGGAGCACGTCTCGATGCCGTTGAGTccctcgcgcacgcgctcacgCAAGCCGCCACTCCCCTCCCTGAGTTACTCACCATCCTGGGACGTGAATCGTCAGCGTCCCCAACCTAGACTGGGGCTGGATGCTTGACGAGCGCAGATAGATCGGCGGGGGTACTCGCgggcggtcgtcgagcaccatTGGGTTGGGGAGCGGGCTGCGGTCGAGCGAGTGGTGGgcgtacggcggcggggtggccgAGCGGACCATGGGCGGAGCGGAGGCCGTCTGGGCATTGGCAccgacccccgcgccgagggaCTGGGTACCGCGCAAGTCGGGgctggcgcgctcctcgcccggGGTGGTTGCTGTCGCTTGTGTCGTGGCGCGCGGACGACCGGTGCGCTCCCTCAGCTCGTCAAGGGCCTGCTGCGCGCTTTGGGTCTGGTGCGAGGAAGAGGtactcgcgctcggcgagcgggcgcCCCGGCCTGACGGTGGCGGGATCGatgcgccgccagccgcgagCACGGCTACTGACCCAGTGAGACCTGATGCGTTGGAGGTAGCAGAGCCACGCCGCTCTCGTCGGGGCGATGGCCAGTTGCGGAGCTGCATGATGGGGCCGTAGTCGACACTGAGGAAGGTTGTGGAGGAAGAGCGTTTTGGTGTTGTCGCTCAACGCTTCCAGCGATCCACGTTCAACCAACGTGTACGCGACGACTCGTTGCTACTGTCGGCCGAAGGAATACGGCGACTGGCAGGTGGTTGAAACGAAATGTTGTCTGAGCGGGCAAGAGACGAAAGCTTGCCCCGTGATGCGATCGATGTCTCAGATAGCGAGACCGACGGCCGACTGGACAAAAGTGCCCACTATCGCCGGTAGCTTAATGACAAGCAGCCGAGTCAAGCTGACTGGGCTTGCAGCGGAATGTGTGAAGACGATGAGGTGATGAATGGCGCACGCGGGAGGGGTATGTCTGTCTCCTCGGTAGCGTGATGATCGACTCGTGTGCGTTCGGTGTTTGCGCTGTGCCTTCGTCCCGAATGCTATCTCGCAAGCAGCGACAGGGATGAGCGAGTGCGAGGCTGCTGATTATTTGTCGGCAAGCCGATGCACAAGCCAGActgcgcgcgccgtgagTGAATGTACAAGTGCCGGATGAGGGCGAAAAGAGGCAGCAAGGTTGTCGACTCGGTTGtgtagcggcggcggcgtcgtgcggctGCTCCAGCCAGTGTCCCGGCCCCAGTTCGGCCCGGCACTGTTAAGTCGTTGCCGATCAGTCGACCGAAGTATGCGGCAGCGGGGCGCTTTTGTGTCtctgccgtcctcgtcgtcgaggcagCTACAGATGGTGTGTACAGTATGCAAACTTTGCGTGTACTGTCGACCCAGACTTGATGCGCTTTGTCCGTCGCCGCGACACCGACacggagggggagggaggggcagGTGCGCGCGGTTGTGCAAAGGGAAGAAATGAGGGGTCAAGAGAGAGCCCCACCTACCACGCACACGTCATGTGGCACGAGGCCCGGTCCATTTTATATGGGCGGCTAACCCTGGCTGGGGCCAAGCAGGGCCAAGCATCGGATCCGTCCGACACTCATTCCTAATCAAAAAGACGGTAATTGCTGCTGTTGTAGCGGCATTTGGGCTACCAGTAGCAATATTGCTGCACCGAGCATTCCTGGGATAGATCCCAATGGGCATcgtgacggcgtcggcgactgTCAACCATTCGACTCAGTAAGCAGGAGGCTGCAGGCCGCCTCCGACATCGCCTACAACAGCTCTGAGGACCATGGCGTGATCCAAAGCTGACTGTGCACTTGCTCCATCCCGTGATGTTATATCTCCCAAGCGAACACCTGCAACATTGCCCTCAGCTGGCAGTGCCACTTCTTCCTTCTGCCCTGATCTGCAGTATGTCAGCGCCGCTGATTGCTGACACGAAATGTGCGCCATGTGCGACCTCATTTGGCGCGCAGCAGTAGACATGAACAGAGTCAGCTGCagtgctcgccatcgccatcgccaccacACTCTCCCGCACAAGAGTACTAATAACGCCTGCATCGGTGTATAACAAATCATCGGTCTGCAACCGACACCGCATTGCTTCCCAATCCCTCAACCACTCCTCTCCCCTCCTGCAGGACACAACCAGCTCCCCTCGGTCCCCGAGCTCCAAATTAATGGGTCTGACAAGACTTGGGTATAAGCGTGCGAATGCTCCGGTTTTGCTGTATTGTTGTGCCGAGTTCTGTTAGAAGGGGTTCGAAATGGCGAAAGGGGTCACGAAACGTTGCGGATGTCGACCAGAGATGGCGACGACATCATAACCGAAAACCAAAAGACGAGGCGCTTAGAAGAGACGCTGGGGCTTGCCCATGGTCGACTTGACGTGGAGCGAGCCAATGTTCTGCCACTGCTTCTTGAGGAGAGAGATGAGGAAGTTGATGGCGAGCATGGTGTTCTGCATAATGTGGTCCTCCTCCATGTCGACGTGGCCGATGGCGACACCGAGGCAGAGAACCTTCTTAAGCTGGAACTTGATGGTCGAGCGGACCTCGTTGACCTTGCGGGCAAGGTCCTCCGAGTGCGAGACGGGGGTGGGGAACTTGCCGGCCTTGGAGAGACcggggccgaggagacgAGGAATCTGCTTGATAAGAGCCTCCGAAGCAAGGAAAGCGTCGTacttggcggcgagcttcttgacGAGCTTCTTGTTCTTGTTGAGCTTCTTCAGGTCCTCAACGGTCATGAAGGCAAGCTCTTCGTCGAGCTGCTTAGCACGGTCGACGtccatggcgtcggcgagaaTGCAGAGCTGCATGCGGGGACGGGGAACGTGGGGGAGCTTGACAGTGCCCGAGAAACGCTTGTCACGCTGGGGGTCGTAGCTGGCACGGGAGTCAGTCGGAAATTCTACGCGTCTGAATCCGAGAGACCACTCACTTCTTGAGGCCGATCTGGAGCTCGACGGTCTCGACGAAGTTACGCTTCTTGCCGGTGCCCTCCTTGGCAGCCTCGAGCGAGGACTGCTTGAGGACCTCGCGGAGGGAGGCACGCACGCTAGATGCCTGGAGCTTCGACATGGTTTTTGGTGGTTTTGATGGATGAAGAGAACCTTCAGCTCACTGTCGAAACCGTTAACTTTGCTCGTGTGGCAGGACGCAGGACGTTGAGAAATTTGCCCCCGCCAGCCTGAGTCCTTTACGACGGAAGCAAAAATGGATCATATTCCCGGGGTTAACCCCGCCACCCGAGGCGCGTGGCACTTCGGCTTtcgtcgccgccgatcgGAAGTCGCTCATCTGAAAGTTCAAAGTCGAGCATCAAtctcgacaacaacgacgaccactTGCTCCTACTACACCACGATGTCGGCCCGAGTACCCTTTGGCACGAACGCGCGCAGGCAGATCCTGGACCGCGTGTCCAATCCGGCAATCATCGCCATCCCCGCCCCGCTGACGGGTAACAACGTGCCGTTCTCGCTCAAGAAGACGCGGCGCAACTGGAAGCCCAACACCAAGCGTGCCAGCTTCCCCgtcaccctcctcggcgacgcgcaggaGCGCACGTGGCGCGCgtacgacgaggcgctcgagacTGGACGGACAAAGGTCAAGCTCCCGCAGCTCCAGGGCGTCCGGATCAACGCGAGGGATATTAGGAGTGTGCAGAAGGCTGGTGGTGTCGAGGGCATGCTGGTgagtggtggggtgggctggggtcgtggtgggtgtgagAGAGCGGAGCGGTAGATGTGGGGTGAGCTACACCCGCTGCTCGACACCATCAGAcgctggctcggcgccatGACACCAGAGCCCGATaacgcgccgcggcacacCAACTAACATCCCAGCTCTCGCGCCCAAGCAAGCACTTCACCTCCTTCGGCCGCCAGCTCCGCAACGACCTCTTCAACCAGCTGCACGGCCTGCGCTACGAGATGCTCCGGGCCAAGcagctggagctggagcagctcgaggctcccaaggcggccgagaccGAGCCCGGGCTGCCTCTgatcgagggcggcgagcggccaTGAGCGCGCGCGGGAGAGAAGTAGACGGCATATAGCAGCATGGCATGTACAACTCACATtgcggtggggtggggtgtgtgcAAGGGGAAGGGGGTtggaaggggaggggaggtGAGATGAGAAGGACAACGGACTTCAACCCGACGAGATGGCAGCATGGCAGTCGATGCGCCATTTGACGAGCCACTTGTGCCCTCGGCACAGCTAGCTGGCACTGTCCCCGTCAGTCGTGACCGTGGACGTCGAACGATACCTAACCACTCTGCCACTGGCTTCGACTGCACCACAGCGCCACCCCAGACCCGTACTCAAGATCATTATACTCCATATGCGCTATGCTACAAGGTGACAAGCAAGTCTAATCTACAGCGCTCAGAAGAGCTGGGCAAGGGCAATACCaaccgcggcgagcgcaaaGCTAGGGACAAGGTCACTTGCGGCGCTGTGGCTCGTGCCATTGCTGTACCCCGAGCCGTGGTATCCGCTGCCGCCGtagccgccagcagcgccgtagccgatcgcgccgccgacaacggcaccaccggccgcaccagcagccgcgccaccagcggcgccgctcgaACCGCCCTtcgtgccggtgccgccaGACGATGTGCCGCCGGACGCGGGGGGCGAGTACGGTGGCGGGGCCTTGGAGCCGCCCGAGCTGGAGCCGccggagctcgacgagccgcccttgctgccgccgctcgacgcgccacctccaccaccaccgcctctgccaccgccgccaccaccgcccttACGGACCTCGAGGTAGTGCTTCCCCCGTGGCGGGTGCAGCAGGGCCGCGCCGATGATGTGTactgtcgacggcgtgtccgtctcgagcgggatgtcgtgctcgagcacggcggcaaggtcgggcgcgagagcgacgtacgaggcgtcgtcgccatgccAGTAGTGTGCTGTTGCGTCCGACGCGAGGGTGAGGTctccgccctcgtcgaggtctTTACCCGAGACGGTGTGGAGCGAGATCTGAGGCGTCAGCTTGGGCGCCCGAGCTCGCACAATGCTGCTGCAAAACTTACGTGGTTGCCAATGACGGCGGGGTTGcgggcgaccgcggcgtcagcctcggcgccccATGCCGCGTCGATAGGCGCGAACAGCGTCACGCCGCcgtgggcgagctcgaggaggcgggcgcACCCGACGtccgaggtggcggcggtggcgagcgccgacgcAAACTTGGctgcgccgtgcgcggccAGCGTATCCCGCCACGCGGCGAGTGCGGTGGCGAAGGCGTCGGTGGCGCAgtctgccgccgaggcagtGGCGgacgcgggggcgggggtgtcgtcgtgttcggcggtggtgtcgcTCGTGACGAGATTTGTAATGTCGTCGttggtcggcgcggcgtgcgcggccgcgacgagggcagcggcgaaAAGTACTGAGCGCatgagtgtgtgtgtgtgatgaTAGTAAAGCAGGGTGTAGTGCTGCGGATGTTGATGGGGAGTTGAttgctgcggcgcggcgaggtcgtaTTTATGTCTAACGCGATGTTGACAGTGCGGTGCAACGTGAATGGCGAGTTGACTTGGTGATTTTACGGCCGTCGGCGGGAGTCCGGCGTGGGTCGTGGTGGGcacacgccgcgccaagacagccgcggcagcagccacagTCCACCAAGCTCTCTCCGTGACGACCGTTTCACGGGCGTGCCTGGCCAAGCACCACATGCCCGCGTGCAGCCCCGCACGCCTTGGCCCCCCGCCCACACCGGCATCGGCACGCTCGGCTGGACGCTAATGCTGTGCTATTTACCACCCTCACGCCAAGGAATCCAAAACAGCACACCTCATCGCATGACGCTGATCCAGTGCTGCTAAAGCTGACCAGGACGAGTTTAGCCAGCCCCGATAGCGGAGGATGATCTGCAATGCTCATCATCTTGGCAGTTGATCCGAAGACACATGGCGATGGCGTGCGGCaggttgacgacggcgcaaccacccaacgacgacgacgtcatgAGGCTGTACTCGGCCGTGCGACGATAACACTACTCACTACATGCACAGTGTCCTACTAAGTGTTCAGAGGCGAGAGTCCTAACTGGCTCATTTACACAGGCTGCAGCGCGTGCCACGCGTGCCTCACTTGCACGTCGAGCAGGGAGGCCAGCCGCGCTTGACGAGTGTAGCGGGCTGGCCCCAGGCGTTCTTGAGGATCTGTTGTCGTCAGCTACTGCagtcgccccgcgccgccaactcaccaGCGCGGTGCCAGTCGCGGTGGCAATGTCAGTCTGGAGGACCACCGCCTCGTTCGTGGTGCCCTTGATCTCGAGCCAGAGCGACGCCATGCCGCCGACCCAGTagatggcggtggcggactcgagctcgatgacGCGGTTGGCCTGGTTGAAGAAGTCGGTGCGGTGGAGCTCCGTGGTGGTCGAGTACTGCGGGCAAGCTAGTGTCAGCGAGCGTGTCGTGTAGTTGCAGTCAATACTCAGTCACTCACATACTCGCCCAGAAGGCTGGGGTTGGCGGTAAactcggcgacgagatcCGCCGTCATCGCGCTGTCCTGCGGCGCGAGGATCGTCTTGGCCTCCGTGACGAGGGGGTAGACGGCCTTGCAGCCGTCCTTGGTCGCCGAGAGCTGGATGA
This window encodes:
- the rpl101 gene encoding 60S ribosomal protein L1-B — its product is MSKLQASSVRASLREVLKQSSLEAAKEGTGKKRNFVETVELQIGLKNYDPQRDKRFSGTVKLPHVPRPRMQLCILADAMDVDRAKQLDEELAFMTVEDLKKLNKNKKLVKKLAAKYDAFLASEALIKQIPRLLGPGLSKAGKFPTPVSHSEDLARKVNEVRSTIKFQLKKVLCLGVAIGHVDMEEDHIMQNTMLAINFLISLLKKQWQNIGSLHVKSTMGKPQRLF